DNA from Spirochaetota bacterium:
TACAACTGAAAGACGGCGCAGAAGTCAATATTATGAAATCCATCTATGTAAAAGATATTTTTACTGACGACATTGAAACAATTGATGAAAACTGCGCCTTTAACATGATTGTTGATAAAATTATTTCAGGAAAATCACAAATATATCCTGTTATAAATAAAAAAAGGAGACTTTTGGGCGTGGTCTCAATAAATGGAATTAAGGAATATTTATATGACAGAGAGGTTCTTAAAGATATTATTATTGCTGGCGATATTGCGGAAAAAGATTTTGAACCCGTCACTTTACAGGAGAATTGTCAGCATGTAATGGATATAATGGGACCGAACAATCTTGAAGGTCTGCCAGTAATTGATGAGAAGTCTCATAAATTATTAGGCATGATATGGAGAAAGGATATTAGCGATGCATACAGTAAAGAAG
Protein-coding regions in this window:
- a CDS encoding CBS domain-containing protein, coding for QLKDGAEVNIMKSIYVKDIFTDDIETIDENCAFNMIVDKIISGKSQIYPVINKKRRLLGVVSINGIKEYLYDREVLKDIIIAGDIAEKDFEPVTLQENCQHVMDIMGPNNLEGLPVIDEKSHKLLGMIWRKDISDAYSKEVESRDIVSSFSKRINMDNMEQLVHIMEGCAITEMPVPRAFIGKSIKELDIRAKYGVDIILIKANIGNRSMIKTLPQPDYKFSYSDSLVISGEISKINVIKNI